The proteins below come from a single Mesobacillus jeotgali genomic window:
- a CDS encoding PadR family transcriptional regulator has protein sequence MEDRLSKLRKSMEKSAFKELNFSEKMRKEIHKQINMPDENDDLITLAILQLLLHEKTGYELTGLLRSRGLKKFEDNEGSLYTMLHTLEQKRLIGSCWNEEGAKYYQITDKGRKYARRLEKNTVSGTIAIKGLLEE, from the coding sequence ATGGAAGACCGGCTAAGTAAACTCCGAAAATCTATGGAGAAGTCCGCATTTAAAGAACTCAATTTTTCAGAAAAGATGAGGAAAGAAATTCACAAACAAATAAATATGCCAGATGAGAATGATGATTTAATCACGTTGGCCATCCTGCAGCTTCTTTTACATGAAAAAACAGGCTATGAATTAACCGGGCTGCTAAGGTCAAGGGGTCTCAAAAAATTCGAGGACAATGAGGGTTCTTTGTACACTATGCTGCACACGCTTGAACAGAAACGTCTGATTGGATCCTGTTGGAATGAAGAAGGAGCGAAATACTATCAGATTACCGATAAAGGGAGAAAATATGCCCGCAGGCTGGAGAAGAACACCGTCTCCGGTACAATCGCCATAAAAGGATTGCTAGAGGAGTGA
- a CDS encoding FtsW/RodA/SpoVE family cell cycle protein, producing MSNKWNLFLSEVTTHIRSKEAKKFVASELEFHLNQVKKEWIGKGMSEEAAEEKAVSQMGSPAKLGHELNKLHKPRIDWWLISLLAITMALSFLPLLTLGDELGGNFMAKKAIHVFLGVLLAVIMMFIDYRKFEGKGWAFYSVGVFFLFMLINFPNRILNGAPYFQIGPFQIESYFALPFLFLGWGSFFNNSKIKLWQYFILFALPLMLFLAVPNMAVSFIYIVMVFVMMWWSAISRKTAMIITIASGFGAAAYGTLGWFTAAEYQFARILGFLNPEKYPSTWGYNYLQLKERLASSGWFGPAAKSNALPFEHTDYAFVNLTYHYGYLFAIGLFVILSLFAARIIMISFQINSRFANLLLVGGVTLFLVQFIYNIGMLIGLLPLTSMSLPFISYGFVPMVFNAFIMGVVLSVYRRKDFILNKTA from the coding sequence ATGAGTAATAAATGGAATCTTTTTTTAAGTGAAGTAACGACACATATCCGTTCAAAGGAAGCGAAAAAGTTTGTAGCCTCGGAATTGGAATTTCACCTAAATCAGGTGAAGAAGGAATGGATCGGGAAAGGCATGAGTGAGGAGGCGGCGGAGGAAAAGGCAGTAAGCCAAATGGGAAGTCCGGCCAAGCTTGGACACGAGTTGAATAAACTTCATAAACCGAGGATTGACTGGTGGCTGATTAGCTTGCTGGCTATTACCATGGCGCTGAGTTTCCTGCCCCTGCTTACATTGGGAGATGAGTTAGGGGGCAATTTTATGGCTAAGAAAGCCATTCATGTCTTCCTTGGTGTATTGTTGGCGGTGATCATGATGTTTATCGATTATCGGAAGTTTGAAGGAAAAGGTTGGGCTTTTTACTCAGTTGGAGTGTTCTTTCTTTTCATGTTGATCAACTTTCCAAACAGAATCCTGAACGGAGCTCCATACTTTCAGATTGGCCCATTCCAAATCGAAAGCTATTTCGCTTTGCCATTTTTATTCCTGGGATGGGGGTCATTTTTCAATAACTCAAAAATAAAACTTTGGCAGTACTTCATTTTATTCGCATTACCGCTGATGCTATTTTTGGCCGTACCAAACATGGCAGTAAGTTTCATTTATATCGTAATGGTATTTGTGATGATGTGGTGGAGTGCAATTAGCAGGAAAACGGCAATGATCATTACGATCGCTTCAGGCTTTGGTGCTGCCGCTTATGGCACACTTGGTTGGTTTACTGCTGCAGAATATCAGTTTGCCAGAATATTAGGGTTCCTCAATCCGGAAAAATATCCATCCACATGGGGATATAACTACCTGCAGCTGAAAGAACGCTTAGCTTCTTCCGGCTGGTTCGGTCCTGCTGCCAAAAGTAATGCGTTGCCATTCGAACATACGGATTATGCCTTCGTCAATCTGACTTATCACTACGGGTATCTATTTGCGATTGGACTATTCGTGATCCTATCATTATTTGCAGCCAGGATTATAATGATTTCTTTTCAAATTAACTCCCGGTTTGCAAACCTGTTGCTTGTTGGCGGGGTGACATTGTTCCTTGTCCAATTCATCTATAACATCGGAATGCTGATTGGCCTGCTCCCACTGACGTCCATGTCTCTGCCATTCATCAGTTATGGATTCGTCCCGATGGTCTTCAACGCATTTATTATGGGAGTAGTATTAAGTGTCTATCGGAGGAAGGATTTTATTTTAAATAAAACGGCTTGA
- a CDS encoding IS256 family transposase, with protein MTQVQFNLNVDVLKEAIVNSNLDMVIKSAVVLVLNEFMEKERDDYLKAAPYERAVERRDYRNGYYERELLMSIGNIALKVPRTRNGEFSTTVFEKYARCDQALVLSMLEMVVNGVSTRKVTNIVEQLCGKNVSKSFVSSLTQKLDPIVNEWAGRPLNTTYYPYVFADAMYIKVREHNRVVSKAVYITTAITENHTREILGLSVDHAESFESWSRFFQQLKSRGLQSPKLIISDAHQGLQKAIQREFIGAAWQRCNVHFKRNIIEKLPKKDSAEIRMMIKRVFEAVTIDDVRRFKDELMNRFSNEARFGKALAILDEGFEDTIQYMNFPENIRIHIRSTNSLERLNQEVRRRERVIRIFPNSQSAYRLVGAVLMHYHVSDYTKRKSLMGRVY; from the coding sequence ATGACTCAAGTACAGTTTAACCTGAATGTTGATGTTTTAAAAGAAGCCATTGTAAATTCCAACCTTGATATGGTCATTAAATCAGCCGTTGTGTTGGTATTAAATGAGTTTATGGAAAAGGAAAGAGACGACTATTTAAAGGCTGCCCCTTATGAACGTGCTGTCGAACGCCGTGACTACCGGAACGGTTACTATGAACGAGAACTGTTGATGAGTATCGGAAATATAGCCCTAAAGGTTCCACGGACGCGTAATGGCGAATTCTCAACCACCGTTTTCGAAAAGTATGCCCGGTGTGATCAGGCCCTGGTCCTTTCCATGTTGGAGATGGTTGTCAATGGTGTTTCGACGCGGAAAGTGACCAACATCGTGGAACAACTCTGTGGTAAGAATGTGTCCAAGTCCTTTGTTTCATCCCTTACACAGAAGCTTGATCCTATTGTGAATGAATGGGCTGGACGACCATTAAATACTACCTACTACCCTTACGTTTTCGCAGATGCCATGTATATAAAGGTGCGTGAGCACAATCGAGTCGTATCTAAAGCTGTTTATATTACGACAGCCATTACAGAGAATCATACACGTGAAATCCTTGGCCTAAGTGTTGACCATGCGGAAAGTTTTGAAAGCTGGAGCCGTTTTTTCCAACAGCTTAAATCACGCGGCCTCCAATCACCCAAACTTATAATTTCAGATGCCCACCAAGGACTGCAGAAAGCCATCCAACGTGAATTTATAGGCGCTGCCTGGCAAAGATGCAATGTCCATTTCAAACGAAATATCATTGAAAAGTTGCCCAAAAAGGATTCAGCTGAAATCCGCATGATGATAAAGCGAGTATTTGAAGCAGTTACGATTGATGACGTACGCCGGTTCAAAGATGAATTGATGAACCGTTTTAGTAATGAGGCAAGGTTTGGAAAAGCGCTTGCCATCTTGGATGAAGGTTTCGAAGATACCATACAATATATGAATTTTCCTGAAAACATTCGTATCCATATCCGAAGCACCAACTCATTGGAACGGCTGAACCAGGAGGTTCGCAGGAGGGAAAGAGTGATCCGTATTTTCCCTAATTCCCAATCTGCGTACCGTTTGGTTGGTGCCGTTCTGATGCATTACCATGTGTCAGACTACACAAAGAGGAAATCTTTAATGGGTCGGGTATATTAG